In Mycolicibacterium gadium, the genomic window TGCGGTCGAGCATCGCCGAAAACCGCTCCAGCAGAAGCGAGTCCCGAACATCGTTCATCCACGGGGTGTCCAGCGCGGTGAAAGGCTCACCACGCCAGAGTTTCAGGGCGGCGTCGAATGCGGTGGCCGATGCGGCAGCATCCGCCAGTGCGCGGGCTGCTTCAACCGACCGCCTGAAGCGATGCAGGTCAACGGACATCGGGTCGGCGTGAAGGGTGTAGCCCCCGGGACTCCGCACGATCGCCACATCTTCGGCGCCCCCGAGGGACTGGCGCAAGCGCGATACATAGGCGGCCAGCGCGTTACGGGACCTGGACGGCGTCTCGCTCGCCCACACGCGGTCGATGAGTTGATCGGCGGTGACCGCGTGGTTGACGTCGACGAGGAGCGCGACGAGAACGCAGCGCTGCCGGGCATGCCCGACGTCGAGGTGCTGCCCGTCGGACCGGACCTCGACGTCGCCGAGTAGCCGGAACTCCACCTTCACGCCTACAGCTTTCCGCTTACTCACTCACCCGTGCCGGGCGCCGATCCAGTGCAACAGATCGTGGACGATCTCGTCCTCGAGGCGGTAGCTCACCGCCCGACCGACCCGGGTGGAGCTCACCCAGCCCTGCTGGCGCAGCACCCGCAGCGCCTGCGACACGGCGTTCTCGGACCGTCCGAGCACCGAGGCAAGGTCACCGACGTTGATGCCGGGTGCGCGGTGTAGGACGAGCAGGATCTCCAGCCGATGCGGGTCGGAGAGCAGGTCGAACCGCTGCGCCCAGCCGCCGGTGTCGACGTCGGCGAGCGCCGACGATGCCCGTCGCACCACCGCATCGACGCCCGCGTGGCCACCTGCTTCCACCATCCGTCAAATCTAACCCCCCTGGCAGCCCGGATGACCGCGATGACGTTCGTGTTCACGCCGGCTAGTCGAGGAACCCGTGCAGCAGAGTGGCCGAGCCTTCGACGTGGGCGAGCATGGCCGATGCCGCACCCTCACTGTCGCCGGCCAGGATCGCGATCACGATCGCCTCGTGTTGCTCGTCGGAGTGCGCGATGTTGCGCGGCAGCAACGGGATCTGGTCCAGCAAGACATTGAGGCGCATTCTGTTCTCGGCCACCAACGGCACCAACGACGGCGATCCGGCGGCCTCGGCGATGGCGAGATGCAGCCTCGAATCCAGTCGGCGGTAGTCGCCGGGCGCGGCGCCGCGGACATCACGCAGACGCGCCCACAGCTCCTCGCGTTCGGGTGCCGTCAGGGTCCGGTTGGCGGCCAGCCGCGCCGCTCCGACCTCGAGTATCTCCCGCAGCCGTAACGCGTCGTCGATCTGGGCGCGTGTCACCGCGTCGGTGTCCTGGGTGTGCCTCGGCAACTCATCGGCGAGGAAGGTGCCGCCGTAGCGGCCTCGCCGCGACACCAGATACCCGGCGTCGGCCAGCGACTTGATGGCCTCCCGCACGGTGTCGCGGCTGACGCCCAGCCGCGATGCCAGCTCGCGCTCGGGCGGCAGCGATTCGCCGGGGGCGAGCACGCCGAGCCGGATGGTCTGCAGGAGCCTCCCGACCGTGTCCTCGAACGCGTTCCCGGGCCGAACCGGGCGCAGCAGAGCCTCGCTCGCCGCTGGGGCG contains:
- a CDS encoding ArsR/SmtB family transcription factor, translated to MVEAGGHAGVDAVVRRASSALADVDTGGWAQRFDLLSDPHRLEILLVLHRAPGINVGDLASVLGRSENAVSQALRVLRQQGWVSSTRVGRAVSYRLEDEIVHDLLHWIGARHG
- a CDS encoding FadR/GntR family transcriptional regulator translates to MTADPDVPLAKAGFAAPAASEALLRPVRPGNAFEDTVGRLLQTIRLGVLAPGESLPPERELASRLGVSRDTVREAIKSLADAGYLVSRRGRYGGTFLADELPRHTQDTDAVTRAQIDDALRLREILEVGAARLAANRTLTAPEREELWARLRDVRGAAPGDYRRLDSRLHLAIAEAAGSPSLVPLVAENRMRLNVLLDQIPLLPRNIAHSDEQHEAIVIAILAGDSEGAASAMLAHVEGSATLLHGFLD